Proteins co-encoded in one Prevotella sp. E13-27 genomic window:
- the rplR gene encoding 50S ribosomal protein L18 yields MTTKKVERRIKIKYRIRKSVFGTAERPRMSVFRSNKQIYVQVINDIDGKTLAAASSLGLEAMPKIQQAEKVGELIAAKAKEAGVTAVVFDRNGYLYHGRVKSLADAARKGGLNF; encoded by the coding sequence ATGACGACAAAGAAAGTAGAAAGACGAATCAAGATCAAATACAGAATTCGTAAGTCAGTTTTCGGCACAGCCGAGCGTCCTCGTATGAGCGTGTTCCGCTCTAACAAGCAGATCTACGTTCAGGTGATTAATGATATTGATGGTAAAACACTTGCTGCAGCATCATCACTGGGTCTTGAGGCTATGCCAAAGATTCAGCAGGCTGAGAAGGTTGGTGAGCTGATTGCCGCAAAGGCTAAGGAGGCTGGCGTAACAGCTGTTGTCTTCGACCGTAACGGTTATCTCTATCACGGCCGCGTAAAGTCGCTCGCTGATGCAGCACGTAAAGGTGGACTAAATTTCTAA
- the rpmD gene encoding 50S ribosomal protein L30 translates to MATIKIKQIKSKIGFPVDQKRTLEALGLHKISQVVEVEDNPSIRGMIRKVHHLVTVID, encoded by the coding sequence ATGGCAACAATTAAGATTAAGCAGATTAAGAGTAAGATCGGTTTTCCCGTTGACCAGAAGCGTACACTCGAGGCACTTGGACTTCACAAGATCTCTCAGGTTGTTGAGGTGGAAGATAATCCCTCTATCCGCGGTATGATTCGCAAGGTACATCATCTGGTGACCGTTATTGACTAA
- the rpsE gene encoding 30S ribosomal protein S5, producing the protein MAMNKVKVNSDVELKDRLVAINRVTKVTKGGRTFTFAAIVVVGDGNGVIGWGLGKAGEVTAAIAKGVEAAKKNLVKVPVLKGTIPHEMEARFGGAQVFLKPAAAGTGLVAGGAMRAVLESVGIKDVLAKSKGSSNPHNLVKATIAALAQMRDAYTVAGTRGISMEKVFRG; encoded by the coding sequence ATGGCAATGAACAAAGTTAAAGTAAATAGTGACGTTGAACTGAAAGACAGATTGGTTGCCATCAACCGTGTTACTAAGGTAACGAAGGGCGGTCGCACCTTTACATTCGCAGCTATCGTTGTTGTCGGTGACGGCAATGGCGTTATCGGCTGGGGTCTTGGTAAGGCAGGTGAAGTTACAGCTGCCATCGCTAAGGGTGTAGAAGCAGCCAAGAAGAACCTCGTGAAAGTACCTGTACTGAAGGGTACTATTCCTCACGAGATGGAAGCACGCTTTGGCGGTGCTCAGGTATTCCTGAAGCCTGCAGCAGCAGGTACCGGTCTCGTAGCCGGTGGTGCAATGCGTGCCGTTCTTGAGAGTGTTGGTATTAAGGATGTGCTGGCTAAGTCAAAGGGTTCTTCTAACCCTCACAACTTGGTAAAGGCAACTATCGCAGCTCTGGCTCAGATGCGCGATGCCTATACTGTAGCTGGAACACGTGGTATCAGTATGGAAAAAGTATTTAGAGGATAA
- the rplO gene encoding 50S ribosomal protein L15 has protein sequence MKLNNLQPAEGSTHSRRRIGRGPGSGLGGTSTRGHKGAKARSGYKRKIGFEGGQMPLQRRLPKFGFKNINHKEYFAVNLSTLQKLAESKNLTVIGIEELVAAGLTNGKELVKVLGNGELKAKLEVKANAFSKKAEEAIKAVGGNATII, from the coding sequence ATGAAACTGAATAATTTGCAGCCAGCAGAGGGTTCTACACATTCACGTCGTAGAATCGGTCGCGGTCCTGGTTCAGGTCTCGGCGGTACTTCTACCCGTGGTCATAAGGGTGCTAAGGCTCGCTCTGGTTATAAGAGAAAGATTGGCTTTGAAGGTGGTCAGATGCCACTGCAGCGCCGTCTGCCGAAGTTCGGCTTTAAGAACATTAACCACAAAGAGTACTTTGCAGTTAACCTGTCAACACTTCAGAAGTTGGCTGAGAGCAAGAACCTCACCGTTATCGGTATCGAGGAACTTGTAGCAGCAGGTCTGACCAATGGCAAGGAGCTTGTAAAGGTTCTTGGCAATGGCGAACTGAAGGCAAAGCTTGAAGTGAAGGCAAACGCTTTCTCTAAGAAGGCTGAAGAGGCAATCAAAGCAGTAGGTGGAAACGCAACTATAATCTAA
- the secY gene encoding preprotein translocase subunit SecY gives MKKFIETLKNIWKIEDLRTRLGITVLFVAIYRFGSFVVLPGINPGMLDQLQKQTAGGLMSLLDMFSGGAFSNASIFALGIMPYISASIVMQLLAVAVPYFQKMQREGESGRKKISMYTRWLTVAILLFQAPSYLINLKMQAASALATGISWTVFLFPATIILAAGSMFILWLGERITDKGIGNGISMIIMIGIVARLPQAFFQEVISRFTAVTGGGLMMFLAEIIILYAVVCAAIVLVQGVRKIPVQYAKRIVGNKQYGGARQYIPLKLFAANVMPIIFAQAIMFIPLTIIQYANPENASWLLRAMLDHHSWVYNLVFALLIIAFTYFYTAITLNPTQMAEDMKRNNGFIPGIKPGKDTADFIDTVMSRITFPGSLFIAFIAIMPAFASLLNVQDAFSQFFGGTSLLILVGVVLDTLQQIESHLLMRHYDGLLESGRIHGRGGVAAY, from the coding sequence ATGAAGAAGTTTATTGAGACACTGAAGAACATTTGGAAGATCGAGGATCTTAGAACCCGTCTTGGTATCACTGTGCTGTTCGTAGCTATATACCGTTTCGGATCATTCGTAGTACTTCCTGGTATCAACCCCGGCATGCTTGATCAATTGCAGAAACAGACTGCAGGCGGTCTGATGTCATTGTTGGATATGTTCTCTGGTGGAGCATTTTCCAATGCGTCAATCTTCGCACTTGGAATCATGCCTTACATCTCGGCTTCTATCGTTATGCAGCTTCTCGCTGTAGCTGTACCTTATTTCCAGAAGATGCAGCGCGAAGGTGAGAGCGGTCGCAAGAAAATCAGTATGTACACTCGGTGGCTGACAGTAGCAATCCTGCTGTTTCAGGCACCGAGCTACCTGATTAACCTTAAGATGCAGGCTGCTTCAGCTCTTGCAACAGGTATCAGCTGGACTGTATTCTTGTTCCCTGCTACTATTATCCTCGCAGCAGGAAGTATGTTCATCCTTTGGCTGGGTGAGCGCATTACAGATAAGGGCATTGGCAATGGTATCTCTATGATTATTATGATAGGTATTGTGGCTCGTCTGCCACAGGCCTTCTTCCAGGAAGTAATCTCTCGCTTCACTGCTGTAACAGGTGGTGGCCTGATGATGTTCCTCGCAGAGATTATCATTCTTTATGCAGTTGTTTGTGCAGCCATCGTTTTGGTGCAAGGTGTTCGTAAGATTCCCGTGCAGTATGCAAAGCGTATAGTAGGCAACAAGCAGTATGGTGGTGCACGTCAGTACATACCATTGAAGCTTTTTGCAGCCAATGTGATGCCAATCATCTTTGCACAGGCAATAATGTTCATTCCATTGACTATCATACAGTATGCTAATCCAGAGAATGCAAGCTGGCTGCTTCGCGCTATGCTCGATCACCACAGCTGGGTGTATAACTTGGTTTTTGCACTGTTGATTATTGCATTTACTTACTTCTATACTGCTATTACACTCAACCCGACGCAGATGGCGGAAGATATGAAGCGTAACAACGGATTCATTCCAGGCATTAAGCCAGGCAAGGATACTGCCGACTTCATTGATACAGTGATGTCACGCATTACATTCCCTGGTTCATTGTTCATCGCGTTCATAGCCATCATGCCTGCTTTCGCAAGCCTGTTGAACGTTCAGGATGCATTCTCGCAGTTCTTCGGTGGTACATCACTTTTGATTCTTGTTGGTGTTGTCCTCGACACACTCCAGCAGATTGAGAGCCACCTGTTGATGCGTCACTATGATGGTCTGCTTGAGTCTGGCCGTATTCATGGTAGAGGCGGAGTTGCTGCTTACTAA